In the Pontibacillus yanchengensis genome, one interval contains:
- a CDS encoding MBL fold metallo-hydrolase produces MMKIEKYNGVQSILGKVSYQDFTMSVYQYLVDGMLIDTSAYRLLDELIPFYEESDIDFVSLTHNHEDHTGTAAWLQQEKQLPIYIHPQSIEACAQKATYPEYRQTLWGVRPPFQARPYGDSIESRQYTWDIIHTPGHQENHVCLLNKQTGALFSGDLFITPKTKIIMKDESIPTIIASIRKVLSYDFQEMYCSHSGYHLDGRSMFTKKLHYLEELSGNVHERYAKGMTMEEINQELFPKVPSLTHYSNHEWDSIHIIRSIIEDSGKT; encoded by the coding sequence ATGATGAAGATTGAGAAGTATAATGGTGTCCAATCTATATTAGGAAAGGTATCTTATCAGGACTTCACCATGTCTGTGTACCAGTATCTTGTCGATGGTATGTTGATTGATACGAGTGCCTATCGTTTATTAGATGAACTGATTCCTTTTTATGAAGAAAGCGACATTGATTTTGTCAGCTTAACCCACAATCATGAGGATCATACTGGTACTGCAGCTTGGCTACAGCAGGAAAAACAACTCCCTATCTATATTCACCCCCAGTCCATTGAAGCTTGTGCGCAAAAAGCTACCTATCCGGAATACAGACAGACATTATGGGGGGTCCGACCACCTTTTCAAGCCCGCCCTTATGGTGATTCCATTGAGTCAAGACAGTACACTTGGGATATCATCCATACTCCTGGTCATCAAGAAAACCACGTTTGCTTATTGAATAAACAAACAGGCGCACTGTTCTCCGGCGATTTATTTATCACACCGAAGACGAAGATTATAATGAAAGACGAATCCATACCTACAATCATAGCTTCTATTCGCAAAGTTCTATCCTACGATTTTCAAGAGATGTACTGTTCTCATTCTGGTTATCACTTAGACGGGAGATCTATGTTTACGAAGAAGCTACATTACCTCGAAGAACTAAGTGGGAACGTACACGAGCGATATGCAAAAGGGATGACGATGGAAGAAATCAATCAAGAACTCTTTCCAAAAGTGCCTAGTCTCACCCATTATTCGAACCATGAATGGGACTCGATACATATTATTCGTTCTATTATTGAAGATAGTGGGAAAACATGA
- a CDS encoding DMT family transporter, whose translation MAWIQLILAGFAEVTGVTLLKLSDGFRNKFYMVLMFIAGGVNFYLLSKAIETLPISTAYGVWTGIGSLGTVLIGMIFFRDSKEWTRLLFMSCIIIGIVGLKMTTA comes from the coding sequence ATGGCATGGATACAACTTATCCTAGCAGGGTTTGCAGAGGTCACTGGAGTTACGTTGCTGAAGCTTTCGGATGGGTTTCGCAATAAATTTTACATGGTTCTCATGTTTATTGCAGGTGGAGTGAACTTCTATCTTCTCTCTAAAGCCATTGAAACGTTGCCAATCAGTACTGCTTATGGGGTATGGACAGGCATTGGTTCGCTTGGGACCGTTTTAATTGGGATGATTTTTTTCAGAGACTCGAAAGAATGGACAAGGCTTTTATTCATGTCATGTATTATTATTGGGATTGTAGGGTTGAAAATGACGACCGCTTAA
- a CDS encoding cryptochrome/photolyase family protein, translating into MAESDVVVVWFRQDLRLQDHKALYYALKDAEQYNRSIIAVFHIHPALNESFTVRHDYFFRTVEDVAQQAQEYNIPFHFIEGETEDAFRDLLEKVPTVKSVHFNLDEVGFGRKRDEHMNHWLETEGVQVHRYIDAHIHGAEEVEKPDGGFYSVFTPYYRKWSSLNKPAVFNVDKQKLQQYGADFSKHFEGGSEAFQNLLQKCSREWNHIGEKSAIQRLVYFLHNKVKAYEEERDFPAKRATSMISPYLKCGVLSPRTVYHQAMEVQQEYGEAKGLETFVSEIAWRDFYNMIYYVHPNCKDEEISSKYKQIDWNQDQELFEKWKNGETGFPIVDAAMKQINEIGWMHNRLRMVVASFLTKDYLMDWRKGERYFQNQLIDYNPASNIGGWQWAASTGTDAVPYFRVFNPIRQSERFDPEGEFIKSYLPALKNVPKKYIHEPSKMTEAEQEKYDCIIGKDYPEPTVDHKVMRKKAIAMFEGNEE; encoded by the coding sequence ATGGCCGAATCAGATGTGGTAGTCGTATGGTTTCGGCAAGACTTACGATTACAGGATCATAAGGCGCTTTATTATGCTTTAAAAGATGCAGAGCAATACAACCGTTCCATAATCGCGGTTTTTCATATACATCCTGCGCTAAACGAGTCGTTTACGGTACGTCATGATTATTTTTTTCGTACGGTGGAAGATGTAGCCCAGCAGGCTCAGGAATATAATATCCCCTTCCACTTTATCGAAGGAGAGACAGAAGATGCATTTCGGGATCTCCTTGAGAAGGTACCTACGGTTAAGTCTGTGCATTTCAATTTGGACGAAGTAGGTTTTGGCCGTAAGCGGGATGAACATATGAATCATTGGCTTGAGACAGAAGGAGTACAGGTACATCGGTATATAGACGCTCATATCCATGGTGCAGAGGAAGTGGAGAAACCAGATGGAGGCTTCTATTCTGTGTTCACGCCTTATTATCGAAAGTGGAGTTCATTAAATAAGCCGGCCGTCTTCAATGTGGATAAACAAAAGTTGCAGCAATACGGTGCTGATTTCAGTAAACATTTTGAGGGCGGTAGTGAGGCATTTCAAAACCTGCTCCAAAAGTGTTCGAGGGAATGGAACCATATTGGGGAGAAATCAGCTATTCAACGCCTGGTCTATTTCTTGCATAACAAAGTGAAGGCATATGAAGAGGAACGTGATTTTCCGGCAAAACGGGCCACGAGTATGATTTCACCGTATTTAAAATGCGGCGTTCTCTCACCTCGGACGGTTTATCATCAAGCAATGGAAGTACAACAAGAGTACGGTGAAGCAAAAGGGTTGGAGACGTTTGTTTCGGAAATTGCATGGAGGGACTTTTACAATATGATCTACTACGTCCATCCAAACTGCAAGGATGAAGAAATTAGCTCAAAATACAAACAAATCGATTGGAATCAAGACCAAGAGCTCTTTGAGAAATGGAAAAATGGGGAGACAGGTTTTCCAATCGTAGATGCAGCTATGAAACAAATCAATGAGATTGGCTGGATGCATAATCGCCTCCGTATGGTTGTTGCCTCCTTTTTAACAAAGGATTATTTGATGGATTGGCGTAAAGGAGAGCGTTATTTTCAGAATCAACTGATTGACTATAACCCAGCTTCTAACATTGGTGGATGGCAATGGGCCGCTTCTACAGGAACAGACGCTGTGCCTTACTTTCGTGTTTTTAACCCTATTCGTCAATCGGAGCGCTTTGACCCTGAGGGAGAATTTATAAAAAGTTACCTACCAGCACTGAAAAACGTTCCAAAAAAATACATCCATGAACCTTCCAAAATGACGGAGGCGGAACAGGAGAAGTATGACTGTATCATTGGAAAAGACTATCCTGAGCCGACCGTTGATCATAAAGTCATGCGCAAGAAAGCAATCGCAATGTTTGAGGGTAATGAGGAGTAG
- a CDS encoding efflux RND transporter permease subunit — MKSIINFSMNNKFAVWLMTIIITAAGLYSGLNMKLETIPDIDPPVITVTTVYPGATPAEVAEEVSEPLEKQVQNLSGLKTVSSTSFQNASNLQLEYSYNKDLDEAEDELQEAVDSVSLPDATQSPDVSRVNFNAFPVISMSVINEEASLEELTTTVEENIVPELEGVEGVASVQVAGQQVKEVQMNFDQEALQERGMSQDTVMNLIKGSNVSVPLGLYTFDETQKSVVVDGEVTTLEDLRQLEIPAVPSQGGQGAQPPSAQQSQPPQQGAAQTTDPSQPSGQRASQNQAAQQQGIPTVQLQEIANLEVVGKTESISRTNGEDSITLQIVKSQEANTVDVVNAVKETASDFEENLSGIEMITTFDQGKPIEESVSTMLNKALFGGLFAIIVILLFLRNFRTTLISVVSIPLSLLIAVLILNQMGITLNIMTLGAMTVAIGRVVDDSIVVVENIYRRMSLTEETLEGKDLVLAATKEMFMPILSSTIVTIAVFLPLGLVQGVVGQIFLPFALTVVFSLLASLLVAVTIVPMMSHSLLDKEKASKAHKEGPGRLANAYRSFLNSVLNHKIITSIVAVGVLAGSIAMVPLVGVSFLPSEGEKMVMPTYSPAPGQTLEDVENIAKDAKEYFDGRENVQTIQYSVGGENPMSPGASNQAAFFVEYDSETENFSEEKQQVMKDLKAMTEEGEWSNQDFSATGSGSDIQVQVFGENTDEIEPVVKDVQAMLKEQEDLTNVDSSLSESYEEYTLVANQEKLSQYGLTAGQVGMELNQNGQRPKITTIKQDGEELQVYLEVKQEDYDSIEDLTDREITTPTGQSIPVSEVVSVEEGTTEDTISRRNGQVYASVSAKATTDDVGAISSTVKKELDTIDHPSNVDITLGGVTQDINESFSQLGLAMLAAIAIVYLVLVIFFGGALAPFAILFSLPFTIIGAVLGLLIGGETLSISAMIGALMLIGIVVTNGIVLIDRVIHKENEGLSTRDALLDAGATRLRPILMTALATIGALLPLALGFEGGSIISKGLGITVIGGLTSSTLLTLLIVPLVYETLGKFRRKKKA; from the coding sequence GTGAAGAGTATTATTAATTTTTCAATGAATAATAAATTTGCGGTTTGGTTGATGACGATTATTATCACTGCTGCAGGTTTATATTCTGGTTTAAATATGAAGCTGGAAACGATACCTGATATCGATCCTCCGGTAATTACGGTGACTACCGTGTATCCAGGTGCGACACCAGCAGAGGTAGCAGAAGAGGTGTCTGAACCATTAGAGAAGCAAGTTCAAAACTTGAGTGGTTTAAAGACAGTGAGTTCTACATCTTTTCAAAATGCATCGAACTTACAATTAGAGTATAGCTATAATAAGGATCTGGATGAGGCAGAGGATGAACTACAAGAGGCTGTAGACTCTGTTAGTTTGCCAGATGCTACTCAAAGTCCAGATGTATCAAGGGTTAATTTCAATGCCTTCCCAGTTATCAGTATGAGTGTCATTAATGAAGAAGCCTCCCTTGAGGAGCTTACCACCACAGTGGAAGAAAACATTGTGCCAGAGCTAGAAGGGGTAGAAGGTGTTGCTTCTGTTCAAGTAGCTGGGCAACAAGTAAAAGAAGTACAAATGAATTTTGATCAAGAAGCATTACAAGAACGTGGGATGTCTCAGGATACAGTCATGAACCTCATCAAAGGATCCAATGTGTCTGTGCCTTTAGGGTTGTACACATTTGATGAGACACAAAAGTCCGTTGTTGTAGACGGGGAAGTAACAACACTGGAAGACTTGAGACAATTAGAGATTCCAGCTGTACCATCACAAGGCGGGCAAGGTGCGCAACCCCCTTCCGCGCAGCAATCTCAACCACCTCAGCAAGGAGCAGCACAAACTACAGATCCAAGTCAGCCTAGTGGGCAACGTGCTAGCCAGAATCAGGCTGCACAGCAGCAAGGTATTCCAACTGTCCAGCTCCAAGAAATTGCCAACCTAGAGGTGGTTGGAAAGACAGAGTCCATTTCTCGCACAAATGGAGAAGATTCCATCACGCTTCAAATTGTGAAGTCTCAAGAAGCAAATACAGTTGATGTTGTAAATGCTGTAAAAGAGACAGCATCCGATTTCGAGGAAAACTTATCTGGAATAGAAATGATCACCACATTTGACCAAGGAAAACCGATCGAGGAATCTGTTAGTACGATGTTAAACAAAGCATTGTTCGGTGGACTGTTTGCGATTATTGTTATTCTACTATTCTTACGTAACTTCCGTACGACGTTAATTTCGGTCGTTTCTATTCCGTTATCCTTACTCATCGCCGTACTTATCTTGAATCAGATGGGCATTACGTTAAATATTATGACCCTTGGAGCGATGACAGTAGCAATAGGACGGGTGGTCGATGACTCCATTGTCGTGGTCGAAAATATATACCGGCGCATGTCTCTAACCGAAGAAACGTTAGAGGGCAAAGACTTGGTATTGGCCGCTACCAAAGAAATGTTTATGCCAATCCTGTCTTCAACGATAGTAACCATTGCCGTGTTCTTACCATTAGGGTTAGTGCAAGGGGTTGTAGGTCAAATTTTCCTACCATTTGCGTTAACGGTGGTATTCTCACTACTTGCATCGTTACTCGTAGCTGTAACAATTGTGCCGATGATGTCCCATTCTTTATTAGATAAAGAGAAAGCATCAAAAGCACATAAAGAAGGACCAGGACGTCTTGCTAACGCGTATCGCTCTTTCTTAAATAGCGTTTTAAATCATAAAATCATTACCTCCATTGTAGCTGTAGGTGTATTGGCAGGAAGTATTGCTATGGTTCCATTAGTAGGCGTAAGCTTCCTTCCTAGTGAAGGGGAAAAAATGGTTATGCCAACGTATAGTCCTGCTCCAGGTCAAACACTAGAAGACGTTGAGAACATTGCCAAAGATGCTAAGGAATATTTTGATGGTCGTGAAAACGTTCAGACAATCCAGTATTCTGTCGGTGGAGAGAATCCGATGAGTCCTGGCGCAAGTAACCAGGCAGCATTCTTTGTGGAATATGATAGTGAAACAGAAAACTTCTCAGAAGAAAAGCAGCAAGTGATGAAAGACTTAAAAGCCATGACAGAAGAAGGGGAATGGTCCAATCAGGACTTCTCTGCTACAGGATCTGGTAGCGATATTCAAGTCCAAGTCTTTGGGGAAAACACAGATGAAATTGAACCAGTAGTGAAAGATGTTCAAGCCATGTTAAAAGAACAAGAAGACCTAACGAACGTAGATTCTAGCTTGTCTGAATCCTATGAGGAGTACACCCTTGTAGCCAATCAAGAAAAGCTAAGTCAGTATGGGCTAACAGCGGGTCAAGTTGGAATGGAATTAAATCAAAACGGTCAACGTCCAAAGATTACTACTATCAAACAAGACGGGGAAGAGCTTCAGGTTTATTTAGAAGTGAAACAAGAAGATTATGATAGTATTGAAGATCTTACAGATCGTGAAATCACGACACCAACAGGTCAGTCTATCCCAGTGAGTGAAGTGGTATCTGTTGAAGAAGGAACGACAGAGGACACGATTAGCCGTCGAAATGGTCAAGTATATGCAAGTGTAAGTGCAAAAGCAACAACAGATGATGTTGGCGCAATATCATCAACAGTTAAAAAAGAATTAGATACGATTGATCATCCATCAAATGTAGATATTACGCTTGGTGGAGTAACCCAAGATATCAACGAATCCTTTAGCCAGCTTGGTCTAGCCATGCTTGCAGCCATCGCTATTGTGTATCTTGTGCTAGTCATATTCTTTGGTGGAGCACTAGCACCATTTGCTATTCTGTTCTCCTTGCCATTTACAATTATCGGAGCAGTACTTGGCTTACTCATTGGTGGAGAAACATTGAGCATATCTGCCATGATTGGTGCACTTATGTTAATCGGTATCGTGGTAACCAATGGTATCGTATTAATTGACCGTGTTATTCACAAAGAAAATGAAGGACTATCCACTCGTGATGCGTTGCTTGATGCTGGTGCAACAAGGTTACGTCCAATCTTAATGACAGCACTAGCAACCATCGGAGCGTTGCTTCCGCTAGCATTAGGTTTTGAAGGTGGATCGATTATTAGTAAAGGACTAGGCATTACCGTGATTGGAGGGTTAACAAGTTCCACATTATTAACCCTCTTAATCGTGCCACTTGTTTATGAAACATTAGGGAAATTCCGTCGCAAGAAAAAAGCATAA
- a CDS encoding YeiH family protein produces MIRLNTKLQAGGILLTFLFASAGLLLAQLPGFQHIGPLASSILLAVAYRHFLGYPTKLKHGIDFSTKILLRLAIILFGLKLNLDVVFQEGLGLLARGAITIIFSILITLLLAKWLKANWTISFLLAVGTGVCGAAAIAAISPIIKSKDEDTALSVGIIALVGTLFGIGYTLVGPYLPITAEQYGMWTGLSLHEIAHVALAAAPAGEDALALAFLAKLGRVLLLIPLSFLLVLWMRRKKNEDTKTTIAFPWFLLGFMAMSFIGSYMIGEQVPVPSGALETISFITTMLLSMAMSGLGLNVDIRKVRTVTLKPLLAMLLTSILLSLLTFFLL; encoded by the coding sequence ATGATCAGACTAAATACAAAGCTTCAGGCAGGTGGAATCCTGCTCACATTCCTTTTCGCAAGTGCTGGATTGTTACTTGCACAGCTTCCCGGATTTCAACACATAGGGCCATTAGCATCCTCTATATTATTAGCGGTAGCGTATAGACATTTCTTGGGCTACCCTACTAAACTAAAACACGGTATTGATTTTTCTACTAAAATATTATTAAGACTTGCTATTATACTATTTGGATTAAAACTGAACTTAGACGTTGTTTTCCAGGAAGGATTAGGTCTATTAGCCAGAGGAGCAATTACCATCATCTTTTCCATTCTTATCACCTTGCTTCTGGCTAAATGGCTAAAGGCTAACTGGACTATATCATTCCTTCTTGCAGTAGGAACAGGCGTGTGCGGTGCAGCAGCCATAGCTGCTATTTCTCCCATTATAAAGTCAAAAGACGAAGATACAGCTTTAAGCGTAGGCATCATCGCATTAGTAGGCACACTGTTCGGAATTGGCTATACACTCGTTGGTCCATACTTGCCAATCACTGCTGAACAATACGGAATGTGGACGGGACTTAGTTTACATGAGATTGCCCATGTTGCTTTAGCTGCAGCACCGGCTGGTGAGGATGCACTTGCCTTAGCCTTTTTAGCTAAACTGGGAAGGGTCTTATTGTTAATTCCGTTATCCTTTCTCCTTGTGCTTTGGATGCGACGAAAAAAGAATGAGGATACAAAAACAACAATTGCCTTTCCTTGGTTTTTACTTGGTTTTATGGCGATGAGCTTCATTGGAAGTTATATGATTGGTGAACAGGTCCCAGTCCCTTCAGGAGCTCTTGAGACGATTTCATTTATTACGACCATGCTTTTATCCATGGCGATGAGCGGATTAGGATTAAACGTTGATATACGAAAAGTAAGAACCGTAACTTTAAAACCATTATTGGCTATGCTCCTAACTTCCATCCTCCTATCACTTCTTACATTTTTTCTATTATAG
- a CDS encoding anti-sigma factor codes for MHEQCDQLIDYFNGLLSEEEEREFENHLMSCENCQEEWMELNELTEDLPYAAEPVKPPEGMKDRVLAGVFAEEQPNETEREAPVSFEDAKEKKEAAYASPYTQSESPKRKRWLAPALAAALFLSLAGNLYTILQEEEPPDTITTDGIDQVLQSVQLEGTGSATASIVEQKDTNTLVVNANKLANLQGEQVYQVWLIKEGKPYRAGSFVPNQNGDGAVTYSLDKLQNKGKWDQIAISKEPDATSETPQGEVILSSKL; via the coding sequence ATGCATGAACAGTGCGATCAACTGATTGATTATTTTAATGGTTTATTGTCTGAAGAAGAGGAACGAGAATTTGAAAACCATCTCATGTCTTGTGAGAATTGCCAAGAGGAATGGATGGAGCTTAACGAGCTTACAGAAGACCTCCCATATGCAGCAGAACCTGTAAAGCCACCAGAAGGAATGAAGGATCGTGTACTAGCTGGTGTATTTGCAGAAGAACAGCCGAACGAAACGGAAAGGGAAGCACCTGTTTCGTTTGAAGACGCAAAAGAAAAGAAAGAGGCAGCATATGCATCACCCTACACTCAAAGCGAGAGTCCAAAACGCAAGCGTTGGTTAGCTCCCGCATTAGCAGCAGCCCTGTTCTTATCGTTGGCTGGAAATCTCTACACCATATTACAAGAGGAAGAGCCGCCAGACACGATAACGACAGATGGTATTGACCAAGTATTACAGAGTGTACAATTAGAGGGAACTGGAAGTGCAACTGCCTCCATTGTGGAACAAAAAGATACGAATACGCTTGTGGTGAATGCGAATAAACTTGCAAATCTCCAAGGAGAGCAAGTCTATCAAGTGTGGCTAATCAAAGAAGGAAAACCGTATCGGGCAGGTAGCTTTGTTCCAAATCAAAACGGAGATGGCGCAGTAACCTACTCATTAGATAAGCTACAAAATAAAGGGAAATGGGATCAAATCGCAATATCCAAAGAACCAGATGCCACAAGTGAAACTCCACAAGGCGAGGTAATTTTAAGTTCAAAATTATAG
- a CDS encoding DMT family transporter has product MAWTYVLIAGLIEIIWVLSMKLSDGFTNLIPSVVTVVAIVISFYFVSKSMEALPVGTAYAVFTGIGTIGAVVIEFVMTPDMMNVWKVFFILLLVIGIIGLKFTDKSEEQNKSEVTN; this is encoded by the coding sequence ATGGCATGGACATATGTATTGATCGCAGGATTAATCGAAATTATTTGGGTTCTCAGCATGAAACTTTCAGATGGATTTACGAATCTCATTCCAAGTGTTGTAACCGTAGTTGCGATTGTCATTAGCTTTTATTTTGTATCCAAATCAATGGAAGCTCTACCTGTTGGGACAGCCTACGCTGTATTTACAGGTATAGGAACAATCGGTGCTGTTGTCATCGAATTTGTTATGACTCCAGATATGATGAACGTATGGAAGGTTTTCTTCATACTATTACTCGTAATAGGAATTATTGGCTTGAAATTTACAGACAAAAGTGAGGAACAAAACAAAAGCGAGGTGACGAACTAA
- a CDS encoding aminopeptidase: MEPTQQQLEKYADLAIHTGVNLQEGQAIMINAPVESADFVRTVARKAYEAGAKDVHVRWNDEDLTYLKMKHAPMEVLENVAQWKVDEVMSYAKDGAAILSIYAPNPDLLKDIDPERVAATNKASGQALKEYRQYIMNDKVAWSIVSVPTENWARKIFPELDVNEAIDQLWDKIFQITRVDQEDPIQAWEEHNATLRKAREYLNQKQYKKLVYKAPGTDLSVQLVDNHIWHGGDTKTQQGVKFNPNMPTEEVFTMPHKDGVNGTVTSTKPLNYAGNLIENFTLTFENGKVVDFKAEKGEETLKLLLDTDEGARHLGEVALVPHHSPISQSELIFFNTLYDENASCHLALGGAYPTNIKGGSDMNDEEKASHGVNDSMVHEDFMMGSADMDIDGVLEDGTTEPVFRNGNWAIDFD, encoded by the coding sequence ATGGAACCAACGCAACAACAGTTAGAGAAATATGCAGATTTAGCGATACATACAGGTGTCAATCTTCAAGAGGGGCAAGCGATTATGATCAATGCTCCGGTTGAGAGTGCTGATTTCGTTCGCACAGTAGCTCGTAAGGCGTATGAAGCTGGTGCGAAGGATGTTCATGTGAGATGGAATGATGAAGACTTAACATATTTAAAAATGAAGCATGCACCTATGGAAGTGCTAGAGAATGTAGCTCAGTGGAAAGTAGATGAAGTGATGAGCTATGCGAAGGATGGAGCGGCTATTCTATCTATCTATGCACCAAATCCAGATTTATTAAAAGATATTGATCCGGAGCGTGTCGCGGCTACGAATAAGGCGAGCGGTCAGGCGTTGAAAGAATATCGTCAGTACATTATGAATGATAAAGTAGCATGGTCTATTGTTTCCGTTCCAACCGAAAACTGGGCGAGGAAAATATTTCCAGAGTTAGATGTTAACGAAGCAATCGATCAGTTATGGGATAAGATTTTCCAAATCACTCGTGTAGATCAAGAGGACCCAATTCAAGCTTGGGAAGAGCACAATGCGACGCTACGTAAAGCGCGTGAATATTTAAATCAAAAACAATACAAGAAGCTTGTGTATAAAGCACCAGGTACAGACTTATCTGTTCAGCTTGTAGACAACCATATATGGCACGGTGGAGATACGAAAACACAACAAGGTGTGAAGTTCAATCCTAATATGCCAACAGAAGAAGTATTCACGATGCCTCACAAAGATGGTGTAAATGGTACCGTTACGAGTACGAAACCATTAAACTATGCAGGTAACTTAATCGAAAACTTCACCTTAACCTTTGAGAACGGTAAAGTCGTAGATTTTAAAGCAGAAAAAGGGGAAGAGACGTTGAAGCTCCTATTAGATACGGATGAAGGAGCACGTCATCTTGGTGAAGTAGCACTAGTGCCACATCACTCACCAATCTCTCAATCAGAGCTTATTTTCTTTAACACACTATATGACGAGAACGCTTCTTGTCACCTTGCATTAGGTGGAGCATATCCTACCAATATAAAAGGCGGCTCTGATATGAATGATGAAGAAAAAGCAAGCCATGGAGTAAATGACAGCATGGTGCACGAAGACTTCATGATGGGATCAGCTGATATGGACATTGATGGTGTTCTAGAAGATGGTACAACGGAACCTGTTTTTCGTAACGGGAACTGGGCTATCGACTTCGACTAA
- a CDS encoding YjcZ family sporulation protein: protein MSGGYGYGGGFALVVVLFILLIIIGAGAFSGGYGGY from the coding sequence ATGTCAGGAGGATACGGATACGGCGGAGGTTTCGCTCTTGTAGTTGTTCTTTTCATTCTGCTTATCATCATTGGAGCAGGTGCATTTAGCGGCGGTTATGGTGGTTACTAA
- a CDS encoding LysR family transcriptional regulator, whose translation MNQSYRVFVEVVERQHFSRAAEALFMTQPAVSQYIKALESEIGTQLIDRSHKKVRLTTAGRIVYEHAKEMIGHHETMHHLIHELFHEPTGTLAIGASYTFGEYVLPRIMAPLRERFPHIQPTITISNTKEIAEKVEKMELDIGIVEGDINRELLQVEHFAEDYMRIVASSNHSYTEKLPVTVSDLENEIWITRELGSGTREATERMFTTIGIDPAHRMEFGSTQVIKESVEAGLGVSLVSLWALRKELSMNTLFIVDVPEGYVKRSFSTLLRKKPMQTKNTLVFKELLHEMVKE comes from the coding sequence ATGAATCAATCATATCGTGTGTTTGTTGAAGTGGTAGAACGACAACATTTCTCAAGAGCTGCTGAGGCGCTGTTTATGACCCAACCTGCTGTGAGTCAGTATATAAAGGCATTAGAATCAGAGATTGGCACTCAGCTAATTGATCGCAGCCATAAAAAAGTTCGTTTAACCACAGCTGGGAGGATTGTCTATGAGCATGCGAAAGAGATGATCGGTCATCATGAAACGATGCACCATCTCATTCATGAATTGTTTCATGAGCCGACAGGGACGTTAGCTATAGGAGCAAGCTATACATTTGGGGAGTATGTATTACCTCGCATAATGGCACCACTGAGAGAACGGTTTCCTCATATTCAGCCAACTATAACCATTAGCAATACGAAAGAGATAGCAGAAAAGGTGGAAAAGATGGAGCTAGATATAGGAATTGTAGAGGGAGATATTAATCGCGAATTGCTACAAGTGGAGCATTTTGCAGAGGATTATATGCGAATTGTCGCATCATCTAACCATTCTTATACAGAGAAACTCCCTGTTACCGTGAGTGATTTAGAAAATGAAATTTGGATAACGCGGGAATTAGGTTCTGGTACACGAGAAGCAACAGAGAGGATGTTTACCACAATAGGAATAGATCCAGCCCATCGGATGGAGTTTGGGAGTACTCAAGTCATAAAAGAATCCGTTGAAGCAGGATTAGGTGTATCTCTCGTATCGTTATGGGCGTTACGGAAAGAACTCTCCATGAATACGTTGTTTATTGTGGATGTGCCAGAAGGATATGTGAAGCGTTCCTTTTCCACTCTGTTACGAAAAAAACCAATGCAAACGAAAAACACACTCGTATTTAAAGAGCTATTGCATGAAATGGTGAAGGAGTAA
- a CDS encoding RNA polymerase sigma factor, translated as MSDRDLDLYNQVLEGDKGALEELYDKYEKLLYSFAYKSCGQKEMAEEVMQEVFIKVWTQKATYDSSKGKFSSWILSVTRFTSIDIVRKKENQNYSLEEERDTLHQEEPSAEDLAEWKEQGEIVREAVKQLSEEQNKIIQLFYFKGLTQREIASSCNLSLGTVKGRIRLALKHLRKELSNIKEKGGVGDA; from the coding sequence ATGAGCGATCGGGATCTAGATTTATATAATCAGGTCCTCGAGGGGGATAAGGGAGCCTTAGAAGAGCTTTATGATAAATATGAAAAACTCCTATATTCGTTTGCCTATAAATCGTGTGGGCAAAAGGAAATGGCTGAAGAAGTCATGCAGGAAGTATTTATTAAAGTTTGGACCCAAAAGGCGACATACGACTCGTCAAAGGGTAAGTTTTCCTCGTGGATTTTATCGGTGACCAGATTTACAAGTATTGATATCGTACGTAAGAAAGAAAACCAAAATTATTCCCTTGAAGAAGAGAGGGATACCTTGCACCAGGAAGAACCATCTGCCGAAGATTTAGCAGAGTGGAAAGAGCAAGGAGAAATCGTGCGAGAAGCAGTCAAGCAATTATCGGAAGAACAGAACAAAATCATACAATTATTTTACTTCAAAGGGTTAACCCAAAGGGAAATAGCATCATCATGCAATCTGTCTCTAGGTACCGTGAAAGGCAGGATACGTTTAGCGTTGAAACACCTTAGAAAAGAGTTATCCAACATCAAAGAGAAAGGGGGTGTAGGAGATGCATGA